The sequence below is a genomic window from Oscillospiraceae bacterium.
CGTATCGCATTGGGTATTAGAGTCGGTGGGACACGGCCCCAATTTTATATTTGATAATTTTGTTGAACACCCGGCAGGCAGCGACGAATGGTGGCCGATTATAAACGGACGCCCCTATTTCGAAATTCGTCAGTCAGGCGAACGCAACCGTGTTGCATCAATCACCGTTCCGCCAAACTCTGTGGAACAGATCACTGTCGAGTACTTTATTCTCGCCAACTCCTCCGGCGGCATCAACCACTGGATAGAACTGGCAGACTAATACAAAATCCCCGCCGTAAGTGGGACTTCCATAAGACAGTATGAAAACTAAAACATGGCAGTCGCCATAGGGTAAACAAGCACCGTGTCACAACTGTGGCACGGTGCTTGTTAGTGCCAAAACGGCGCTTTTGAAAGCCACTTCGGGACAACTTGCTATGCTCCTCTCTGTTTGTAGACTCACTTTTTCATCTGTCTAAACCGAGGGTAGCATAGCAAGTTGTCCCGAAGTTGGCGGTATAATAATTTTTGACAATGTCGACAGATGCGCAGTGCCGTCCCTTGACCGAAATGGTGCATTATGATATAATTTACTTTGAAATGAGCAACCTTTATCTCAATATAAGGAGGTAAAATACTGTGCCAAACAATAACAGAGCCATTAATCGTGTTTTTACACGCAACGTTATAAATGATTTACTCCAGAATGGGTCAAGTGATGTGCTTGATTATGTCGTTGCCCGCTATGTTGACAATCCGAAAAATAAAACACATGGTCAGCTTTTTAGCGAAATATATGCCCATCTCGGCAAAGAAAAGCGCAATGAATATTTCTATCTAAACACTCTGCTCAATAGAATTCTTGTCGGATATCATTCCGTCAATACTACAACGGCGCTTTCGCAAATGCGCATTGGGCGACATATCGCTGATTTTGTGATGATAAATGGCGAAGGAGTAGTATATGAGGTAAAATCAAACCTAGACAATTTAGATAGACTTTCCGACCAGTTAAGAGATTATTTTAAGGCATTTAGTAAAGTGGTTGTTCTATCTGCACCTCATGAGTACGAAAAAATTTCGCACCGACTTGAAACGCTGGGTGATATGGGGGCAGCTGTTGGCATTTACATTATGAATCAGGATGATATATATTTTAATGAAAATTATAGAAGAGAGGCAAAAGCATTTGACGAATCTCTTGAACATAATTGTATTTTCAAATTGTTAAGAAAAAGCGAATACGAAAACACTTTGAAAAGTTTTTATGGTGATATACCAGAAGTTGCACCTGTGTTTCACTTTCGTGCTTGTTTTGAGCAATTTGAAAAAATACCTATTTTACAAGCGCAAAAATTAGCTTTAACGGAGCTAAAAAAGCGCAACAAAATTACTAAAATGGTTTTTGATAATATCCAACCTGAATTAAAATCTATTGTTTATTTTTCTGACCTAACAAGAAAACTTCCTGAAATCGAGAATCTTCTCGCATTAAATTATAAGGGGTGAAATTATGTATTTTCCTTATTTTCGTGGTCGGCAATATGAACTTCTCGCGCTCCGTGAACTTGTTGCCGAGAATTTAATTAGCGAATTAGTCGTTCCAATTGTTGAGCCTGTAAAACTAACCTCTACATTTAAGGGTACATTAGAAGCCTACACCTCACAAAATCGGCAGATTGCTCTGATTTTTAATCCTGAAGTTGGTGCCTTTGCAGGGCAAAATAACTTCCTTGAAATGCTTTCCCCAGAGCAGACTGGGTTATTGCCAGGCCAATCTGAAAAGCGTTCCGTAGTGATTCCAGCACTATTGATGAATAGTAATGCAGAGTGTGTGGCAAGTACGTTGTTACACAAAAATGTGCCGACAGAAAAAAACATTGTTATTATTACTAACAGAGATTATCTTGAAAGCTATAAAAACTTGTATACAGATACAAGTCCCCAATATACGCTTTTTCCTGATGAGCGTGAGTTTAGAAGAGGAATTACGAGCGGAAAGGTTATGCTAAAAGATAATTTCCGCAAGCAACCTAAAAATGCAGATTATCCAGATGATGAATTTTACACTGAAGATCATTTATTTTATAAAGATGAAGGATATAATGGGTTTGGTGATTATTCCATTGTAGGCAATGAATATGTAGAGGGTGGATTTGCGCCATATGCAGTAGCAATTCATATCGTATACTTCGCAGAAGATAATACATTAAGAATCTGTCATTTTATTTCTGATTCAAATGATGATATATCTGACGTTGCAGGCAAATTTAACGAGGCAGTACAAAAACTTGCATCATGGTATCGAAATGGGCAAAACAAGCAACAAACAAAAGCTATTGATATTTTATTGAGCCATTCTGATAATGGTACTTACCCTGGTTTGCCGACTATTAAGAAGTTATCTATAATGCATCATTTAGAACTTGTTAGTAAATATCTTGATGGGAATTTGTCAAAATGAACTGCTGTATAAATTGCTTTTGCGATAGTGAGATTTATGCAATTATAAGCTCAAGAAAACAGTTTGGAGATTGTTATTTTTGTAACTCAATAAATGTTTTAGTTTATGATATAAATAGTGTTGAAACTCAAATATCTCAAATGATGATTTCATTGGTGAATACATACTCGCCAAGTAATAGCGAAACTTCGAAACCGCTTTCAGTAGCACTACGTGACGATTGGGATATTTTTAATATCAATAATCTTACAATAGATAAAACGCTTGAATTGATAAAGAGTCTTTGCAGCTCTGATTATCATAAAAATGATAAAATTTTTGAAAATGGTGTGAATATTCCAGTTCTTGCAGATAACGATTTTCTATGTGAATTTTGCGTTGTGCAGGGTAACAATTGGGAAGCCTTTTCTAATGCAATAAAATATGATAATCGTTATCATAGCGGAATGTTTAACACAGATGTATTCACTCGCTTTCTATCAATGTTTGAAAAGAAGCTTCCTATTAAGTCTAGATTTTATAGGGCAAGAGTTGCTGAATCATTTAATGGATTTTCAACGGATAGCATGGGTGCGCCCCCACCAGGTAAACGCAGCGTTGGGCGTATTAACCCAGAGGGAATTGGCACCCTCTATTTAGGAAACTCCCCAAAAACAGCACTTGCCGAAATTCGTGCGGCAACATTCGATTTCGTGACAATAGGCACTTTTGAAAATTGTCAAGAGTACAATATCGTAGACTTTTCAGCCATAGATGCGGCAAGCCCTTTCTTGTTTGATGGCAACCTTGAGCAATTCGCCGCAAACAAAAATGTACTCAAAGAAATTGCCGCAGAAATTGCAAAACCACTAAGGCGAAGTGATAGTCATTTAGAATATTTGCCAACACAATTTATTTCTGAATTTATTAAAAGCAAAGATTATGCTGGAGTAGAATATAAAAGCACTCTAAATCCCGACGGATATAACTTGGCAATGTTTGATACTGAATCTTTTATATGCCATCATGTACAGACAATAAGTGTGACTGAGATTAATTATATAATTGACCAATCTTTATCAATTTTAAGTTAACGTCACACCCGCGCTCGGCGCAAAAAAATCAAAACCCCACACTCA
It includes:
- a CDS encoding sce7726 family protein, whose product is MPNNNRAINRVFTRNVINDLLQNGSSDVLDYVVARYVDNPKNKTHGQLFSEIYAHLGKEKRNEYFYLNTLLNRILVGYHSVNTTTALSQMRIGRHIADFVMINGEGVVYEVKSNLDNLDRLSDQLRDYFKAFSKVVVLSAPHEYEKISHRLETLGDMGAAVGIYIMNQDDIYFNENYRREAKAFDESLEHNCIFKLLRKSEYENTLKSFYGDIPEVAPVFHFRACFEQFEKIPILQAQKLALTELKKRNKITKMVFDNIQPELKSIVYFSDLTRKLPEIENLLALNYKG
- a CDS encoding sce7725 family protein, with amino-acid sequence MYFPYFRGRQYELLALRELVAENLISELVVPIVEPVKLTSTFKGTLEAYTSQNRQIALIFNPEVGAFAGQNNFLEMLSPEQTGLLPGQSEKRSVVIPALLMNSNAECVASTLLHKNVPTEKNIVIITNRDYLESYKNLYTDTSPQYTLFPDEREFRRGITSGKVMLKDNFRKQPKNADYPDDEFYTEDHLFYKDEGYNGFGDYSIVGNEYVEGGFAPYAVAIHIVYFAEDNTLRICHFISDSNDDISDVAGKFNEAVQKLASWYRNGQNKQQTKAIDILLSHSDNGTYPGLPTIKKLSIMHHLELVSKYLDGNLSK
- a CDS encoding RES family NAD+ phosphorylase, which codes for MNCCINCFCDSEIYAIISSRKQFGDCYFCNSINVLVYDINSVETQISQMMISLVNTYSPSNSETSKPLSVALRDDWDIFNINNLTIDKTLELIKSLCSSDYHKNDKIFENGVNIPVLADNDFLCEFCVVQGNNWEAFSNAIKYDNRYHSGMFNTDVFTRFLSMFEKKLPIKSRFYRARVAESFNGFSTDSMGAPPPGKRSVGRINPEGIGTLYLGNSPKTALAEIRAATFDFVTIGTFENCQEYNIVDFSAIDAASPFLFDGNLEQFAANKNVLKEIAAEIAKPLRRSDSHLEYLPTQFISEFIKSKDYAGVEYKSTLNPDGYNLAMFDTESFICHHVQTISVTEINYIIDQSLSILS